The following are from one region of the Salvia hispanica cultivar TCC Black 2014 chromosome 1, UniMelb_Shisp_WGS_1.0, whole genome shotgun sequence genome:
- the LOC125186413 gene encoding stearoyl-[acyl-carrier-protein] 9-desaturase, chloroplastic-like: MAMKVNVLNFESRKCLSFALPSSASSCRYPKLFVVSALPSRSKPASEARVQVTHSMPPHKIEILKSIEGWAHDNILVHLKPVEKCWQPQDFLPDPSSDGFHDQVKELRERVKEIPADYFVVLVGNMITEEALPTYLAMLNTMDGMRDETGTDATPWAIWARAWTAEENRHGDLLNKYLYLSGRVDMKQVEKTIQHLIGSGMVTSTLL, encoded by the exons ATGGCAATGAAGGTGAATGTACTTAACTTTGAATCAAGAAAATGCCTCTCTTTCGCTCTTCCTTCCTCCGCCAGCAGCTGCAGATATCCTAAATTGTTCGTGGTTTCCGCTCTTCCTTCTCGTTCAAA ACCAGCTAGTGAGGCACGTGTTCAAGTCACACACTCGATGCCCCCTCACAAGATCGAGATCCTCAAATCCATAGAAGGCTGGGCTCATGACAATATCCTGGTTCACCTAAAACCTGTGGAGAAGTGTTGGCAGCCTCAGGATTTCTTGCCTGATCCTTCCTCCGATGGATTCCATGACCAGGTGAAGGaactgagagagagagttaagGAGATTCCCGCCgattattttgttgttctAGTCGGGAATATGATCACTGAGGAAGCCCTCCCGACTTACCTGGCAATGCTGAACACCATGGATGGGATGAGGGATGAGACGGGGACGGACGCAACTCCTTGGGCAATCTGGGCGAGGGCGTGGACTGCGGAGGAGAATAGACACGGAGACCTTTTGAATAAGTATCTTTACCTTTCCGGGAGAGTTGACATGAAGCAAGTGGAGAAGACTATCCAGCATCTGATCGGGTCGGGGATGGTAACTAGTACATTACTGTAA